In the Arachis hypogaea cultivar Tifrunner chromosome 20, arahy.Tifrunner.gnm2.J5K5, whole genome shotgun sequence genome, ACAAGTATGTGAAAAAACAGAGACATTCTACATAGAAACCAAAAAATAGCTATAGTATAAGATACGATGCTTATGAAAAAAAATGATTATTAAGTTATAACatgtttgattattttattatgttaaatttagttattttagtggttgaatatttttttaaaaaatatatgaagtaatataccaaaaaaatacataaatatataataattcatttaatggtaaatttttttttgtaattttatacaATGACTAAATATTTCTTTAATtctaagatattttaaaattattttttgatgtGAATTATTTTCTTTCGTCTATcacacaattaaaataaaatgtttaatgaACAGAGTATAAACcgacttttatttatttttaacttttgaatTTATCAGAATTTAATGTCTACAGGCCCTGTAATAAATACATTGATAAATTTAAGAAAACATTAGCTGTGTAATATAACTACCTATATTTATGAGTGGCCCATTGCCCCATTCTTTTGGTCTATGGTATCTGTGTTACCATCCCCTTAACTTATCTTTTGTTAGATTAGGTCCATAACGTATTAAATTTACCGTGAACCTTTAATTATCTGTcaacttcaaaatcaaatcatccatctttattatttatcttcttaACTTTTTGTATGTTTGATGATTCATTATTCCAATTACTCAATCTATCAAAATTTCttaccaaaattatttttttatccaatATTTCTCGAAAGCCTTATTACTCATAATATTTAATCATGCACGCAGTTCAATATATCTTAGTGAGTAActaatttgtttaaattttgttCAAAATAAAGATAAATCAAATTTGTATCATAAtttcaattcaaaaaataaacataatttcaTTTTGTGAGTTGCACAATAAATTTATAGTAATATTAAATAGctcaaagtaataaaataaagtttaaacatGTCTTCGTAAATaagaaaaatcacataaaaaaaaaataataaataatttgtattaaaatgcgtaaaaatacaaaaaaaaaattgaatgaaactagcagaaatataaaatttaagaaaatataaattgtgaaatgataaattgcaaaatttataaagataaaaaaatagaatacaaaaatataaatagaacaaaaattaaatttgttctaAACTCTCACGTGCATTGACAATGTATCCTTCCTTTCATCAGtataatccaaaatttttcagAGTACATGTGTTTATATAATAGAATGAAAATATGGCTTGACTCCAACTTCTTTATATATTTATAGACATAATACATTTATAGAAGAAACTAGACTGGTGACATTAAATTTTCATGTTGCATGATCTTCTAAATTCTTAATCATTATTTTAGTTGTTGCTTTCTGCTCAAATCTTCATTCTTATCCAAAAACCCATGTGGATTGTTCTATAAATCTTTTGACAGACAACCAAGTCTTTACCAAAAAATGTTCGTATTTATGaacaatcttttcattttttcgaCCTTGACTAATTGTCTCAACATTCAACTAATTATCCTTAGTTTTCAGATAACAAATTTTTCCTTGAAGCATTTGATATTAGTATTTAAATTTATTGAAGTTCTTGAACTGATAGTAAAAAGAGATTATATTAGAGAGAACTGAATtgagaaaaattataatttcttaaaatgcAAGTAATGCAAAGAAAATGAGTTATGATTTTGTTTGGTACACTACCCCTGAAGCACGGCTATATATAGAATATAACAAACTCGATGAGAGGTCTAACTAACACTAACTATCATTGACCTATTCTAACTAATTTAGTTGAAGATTCTTTATTAGTTGCACTTCTCTTATCAGTCCCTCAAAATCAAGGGAGATTTGTGAATGACCTTTAGTTTGTACTTAAGATAGAGGTTTTGTATAGACGTCAGTTACCTAGTGAGTTCTTGCAACATGgacaatttttcaatttttgttgatTAACTCTGTTTCAAACATGATAGGATTAGCCAAAATTTGGACAGCACTTAAAGATATGCTTGAATGATTTTCAATGAGTGATTAATGGATTACTCGTGaatttaatacatttatttataaCAAATACGATTTCAAGTGTAATGAATGTGCAATACTGCAAAGCATCTATGAAAAAATTATCTATAATGAGTAGGATTAAACTATGGTTCAACACCAAATTGTGAGATCTTATTAGATGATGTCATTGGTTTTAGAATTGGTTTTGCATTTTTCATTCCAGcacttaaaagaaaatataatttgATTGTTTCAATctcaagaaaataattaaaagtacCAAACTGATAAAAACCTAATGGTTgaatcataaaaatatttttatttaattttttttttaaaatgacatTATTAAAACTTAAATTGTTAAGAATAAATTTCTTAAAGATCTAGTAAAAAATAACTATCCAactctcattttattattatctttgatTTTCACTTTATCTATTAATCGTCATATCTTTTTTCTCATCAATAACAGACAATATTCATTCCCATATATACTAATTAgttttctaattttataaacatttatttataaaacaaattatttagaaaaaaagtAAATACTTACTTGAAAACATAAAGAGTAGTAAGAAAAAGTATTAAACTAAAACATTTTCTTTTGGCTctaatttgttctagtttttgGTCTTTTTGGTAATGGCTGTGTATGTGACAAACATCTCAAAAGTTTTCCACCTAAATTAAAGGTATATACTATGTTTGGTATTGAATTGGAAGTAGCCATGTCTGtatctcttccttttcttttttttttctctaattttttaatgtatggttataattaattttgtagtGGCTGGGGTATACAAGGAGTACATAAGGTTAATCacctaacaaatattattttagatttttattttttagttaaattaatttatattttaattagtataTACTAAAGTGACTAACTAATTACAATTAAGTCTATATCTATTGTTATGAAAAATGATCTAGATAACAGTATTGATTATACACTTATTTTTTCAAGATTAAATCTACAATTTATAAAAGTTATTCATTATAGACGATTTTCTTAGTGCAACTGTTAATTTGTGATAGTTAACGTTTTTTCCCTCTTATTAAACAAGACAACTGCCTGTCCTCCTCAATAAATAGCATACTTGTCACAAGTACCTCTCTGTCTGCAGTATTATGCACTCAATATAGGATTTCTGTCACAAAAGCATAATCAATATTATTATCATggaaaaaattttgtgttattcATTATTTCTGTTTCAAATTCATTTCCTTTCACATAGCAGCAgggccaataataataataataattataacaaaaacaaGGTTCCAGCAATAATAGTGTTTGGAGACTCATCAGTTGATTCTGGTAACAACAACTTCATTCCAACAATTGCAATGAGCAACTTTGAGCCTTATGGACGTGATTTTCCTGATGGAAACTCAACAGGGAGATTCTCAAATGGAAAAATTGCCCCTGATTTTATCTCTGGAGCCTTTGGTCTTAGGCCAATTGTTCCTGCATATTTAGATCCGTCTTATAGTATTTCAGactattaaactactcttctactttagctcatgacaacaataaagaagtatcatggcccacaaattcagcccaacagaatacaaaaattcaattttaattttagtctttattatcttatctttatcttatttttaactgttcttatcttatctttatttgcttttatctttcataggacaatactctatatatatttagttttaccctcatagtttacaatacacttcagtacaattcaatcaatcaataatcaataaaatttcttcatcttttattttcttattctttcacaattttatcatggtatcagagctatggtatcctccttgagaaGGATATATAAGTTATCATCTTTTCGGTGAGAAATCACcatgcttctttttcaacttCCTCCCACAATAAATAATCATAGATTTAGTTACATGCATCCAAGTGAAAATTCTACCACAGTTTTGATTATCCCGGTTCTTTACTAGCAATTCCGTCTGCGCCTTCTTCTAGCATTTCATCTGCAACTTCTTCCGGGAGTTTCGTCAGTATTCTGTTTCAGCAATTCAATCTGCATCTGTTCTAGCAGCTCAATGTGCATCTGTTCTAGCAGTTCCATCTGCACTCTTATTGCGCCATACGCGCCCTCTAAAGATCAATCTTGTTGCGTTTTACacgcttatttttttattttttattttttcattcttttttttatgaAGATCGCTGCTTGCTCTCTCTCCCTCaagcacagcatctccttttatgtatttttgcCGTCGGCAGCTCAAGTTCCGCCGCACGCAATTGTTTAAAGATCGCTGCTCAAGTACAGCATctccttttatgtatttttgtcgTCGGCAGCTCAAGCTCCGCTGCACGCAATTATTTAAAGATCGCTGCTCaagcacagcatctccttttatatttttgccgccGGCAGCTCAAGCTCCGCCGCACGCAGTTTTTGAAGATTGCTGCTCaagcacagcatctccttttatatttttgcagtAGGCAGCTCAAGCTCTGCCGCACGCATCTTCCTCCGCGTCACCACGTCAGACGCGCTTTTCTCAACAATTTCATTAGGAACTTATCCAAGCTGTGGATTATTGACATCTTCCATCCACCAGCTTGCGGGGgcgtattaaactactcttctactttagctcatgacaacaataaagaagtatcatggcccacaaattcagcccaacagaatacaaaaattcaattttaattttagtctttattatcttatctttatcttatttttatctgttcttatcttatctttatttgcttttatctttcataggacaatactctatatatatttagttttaccctcatagtttacaatacacttcagtacaattcaatcaatcaataatcaataaaatttcttcatcttttattttcttattctttcacaattttatcacagACTTTGCTAATGGTGTTTGTTTTGCATCTGTTGGAACTGGATTTGACAATGCTACTTCAAATGTTGTTGTAAGTGTGTGTTACTACTTCCACTCTATCTATTTTGCAATAGAAATTACTCTTAGTAAATGTATTGTTATCAAAAGAAATAAAACTACAAATTAAGAGCCAAAGATAAAGAGATATAgatagataaagaacaaaaataatatttgtgaaTTATTTTAATAGATGTCACAGTAGAATCTTTTTGTATCATATGTATGGTATgaaaagtcaccaaaaaatatgTATGGTATGAATATATATCTGATTATAGTCCAATCAGcaaattatcatttttatatcaaaaaattTGTATTTCAATAAAATAACTCATAGAGATTCTAAATTAAAGAAAGATAccctgatttttttaaaatttaaaattttgacaaaatatTACCAAATCTCATTTAAAtaacactaattttttttctctcttaaaaattGTATTTCTAAATGAAAAACTTATTGTTAATTGCTACGTATTACAAGGAAAATCTCCTTTATAAAGCAAAGTTGAACTAATATACTTtgtgcataataattttttttttcatgatttaatttttgttttaaaaattactaaaaccATTATTTTTAGAaggaaatttaattattttatattattttacagGATGTGATACCtctatggaaagaaattgagtacTACAAGGAGTACCAAAGAAAATTAAGGGCACATCTTGGTGAGGAGAAAGCTAATGAAATATTCAAAGAAGCATTATATTTAGTTAGCATAGGTACAAATGATTTCCTAGAGAACTATTACACACTCCCTCAACGTAGGTGCCAATTCAGTGAAGTTTAACAATACGAGGATTTTTTAATTGGATTagctgaaattttttttaaggaaataTATCATCTTGGAGCAAGAAAAATTTCTCTGATAGGGTTGCCTCCTATGGGGTGTTTGCCATTGGAAAGAGCCATAAACATTATGGAGTTTCATAGTTGCGTGGAGGAATACAATAATGTGGTTTTGGAATTTAATGGTAAATTGGGATGGTTAGTGAGTAAGCTTGACAAGGACCTTCCTGGCTTCAATTAGTTGATGCAAATGCATATGATATCCTATTGCAGATTATTACACAGCCTACTCGTTTTGGTAAGTCCATTATCAATTATTATTAGCCATCCTTGTAAAGTTTatagctttatttttttttaatctcaaGTATATTCATCTCCTTTTTCCCTCAAGTTAAAGAAAGTAATTGACCTTAGATTATGCTTATGCATTAGAAAAGTAAAtgattattttaactttttaaaaaaatttaattttaataaaacatttttaaaaataattaaaaaaattgatattttgtCCCATCAAATATAATGTTAGCTTGATAAAAtgcactaaaaataaaaaatatacttgaaaaaTGATTTTAAAGATTAGATTTCTATGCAATGTTTGAAAAACTTCCTTACAAAAATAGATctttttatcatttaaatttgGTAATTTCCCACTAAGTGAATTTGTTTTAGCAATTGTGTTTTTGTAAATggcaaatatttcaaaaaaaaattgaaaaaggtaTGAAGATTGaatattttcttgggtttttataTGTACATTTTAAGTATTCAAATGTTTCAAAAACAAAATAGATCAAACAGATGATTTGTTCTTATAAAAGAATTGTGTATTTTATCAAATTGtgatcatttttaaaaattaaatataaaatctttTTTGGATAGTCATTCCGTCAAAAACTTAAATCTTTTGGAGGACCAAAATccaaaataatagtttatttgCACAAAAAATATCGTGATCGAAATACTgagaaagagataaaaaaaaaaaaaactttttgtgtttaacaataaaattttttgCATTTTTGTCTCGTCTTAATTGTCAAACAAGTTTTGTATTTGTTATCTATATATTTCTATCTTATAAATAGAATTCAAACATATCCATCCAGTAACTTTTGGTCTTTAGCGTTTGACATAAAATACTACAATTATAAAGaataatgtattattttttatctcctaaatttttgaaaagtttaaaattacttttaatttatcatatcatttatttaattttttttctaatatttcaaATACGTTTCAATTTTATTATGGGAATTAAAACAAAGATGCTAGTATCAGTGATAGTCAACCTAACAAATTATGATTTGGGATCCTAACTGCACAtaacgaaaaataaaataaaaaagttgattATCTTTTTGTAAGGTTAAAGCATGATTTAAGAAATTGTAGTCCAAAGATATTATTAGTAACTCATAGTTTACTTCTCTATATTATTaaggtttttgaaaagaaaaaaaatgctattTTAGTTCTTAatgtttgaataaaaaatttttaatttggtttctaatattttaaatattttatttgagtctCAACAAAATTTAAATGAATTAAATGTTATTCTACCAAAAtagtattttatcttttttaaaaataaatttctatttttcaaaactaaaatCACTTCGTTTtgtgtttaataaataaaaaattatttgcttATACTTATAACTTTTAAATATTACCGCTTTTAAATATTACAGGTGCTTTTAAGagcattatatttattaaaattaaaaaaatttaaatataacattatatattaataaatatctaaatttacttttatatttatatatgttacaatttttaaaaaatatatttttcgaaaacaaactttgataaactatttttcaaaacaaatgaaAGCATAGTCCGTTAATATTCAGCCATGGTGAAATGCAGTTATTTAAATGACATGAAATATTAGActaaattcatttatttatttgtttgtttatttattggtAAGTTATGGTGAAATGCAGTTATTTAAATGAAATGAAATATCAgaccaaatttatttatttatttgtaaatattttaaaatattcagGTTTTGAGGTTGCGCAAGTGGGATGTTGTGGAACAGGGAGATTTGAGATGAGTTATTTATGCGACCCAAAAAGTCCATTTACATGCTCAGATGCAAATAAATATGTATTTTGGGATGCCTTTCACCCTTCCGAGAAAACAAGTCAGATAGTCTCTAActatttaattgaaaaatatttagcAAAGTTCCGTTAATTTTACACACGGACCAATATGTCCTTCCAATTTCAATACTATAGGTGTATTGGACTACTCAATAATTgatcaaattattaattttgtaaacGGCggctacaaaattatttttgtttaatttgcatCACTTTTTGCGACGATTTTTTCTACTCGGTTAGACATTTGTCACGGATCCTACAGTGGTTAAAAACATTGTTTGTACTTAGATTTGTATGTAATTCTCAAAAGTTATAATATTTGTTTCAAGAGTCACACTATAATTCAGatttaaattgataaagaaaTTAAGAGATACTTTTTCGTTTATTACAAGGTGTGATTCTATGTTAAATATGTACAATACAGAATAAACTatgtttgatttttatgattagtctaataaaaaaaatattgttgggCGATAAAGAAATACAATAGTAGCCACATGTGTATCAAAATTATCACTTGTCAAGATCATGCTAAACTGAATTTAAAGATGATTGTAGAAGCGATAAAATCATTGATTGAAACTAACCTATCTTTAAAGGTAAAATCTATGATTGCTGAAATCTAGTCCAAGTTCAATTATATGATACGTTTAATCGTTATCACAAATCATGGTCATGGATGGACGCAATGCGACATATGCTGCACATGCTTTGTTTATGGATGAATTTGTTCTATTTTCGTTGTATGGGACAACAATACTTTCTCCTCCTCAGTTGATACTTATTAGATTATTCAAATTTAATGCTTACTTGAGCGAATTTCATTGTTCTATTCCAGCCAAAAAtgttatctttaatttcttattttacatTCTCAACTGATGTTGCTAAATGATAATAGAGGTATTCAACCGAAGCTCCAACAACACAAGATATTTATTCTCATTTCTCATGTAATAACTTATTGCACACCCATCATGATAAACACACAAAAGCAATCTAGAAAAACAAATTATGATCCTTATTGGTAGCATGGTAGCTTTATCTGATTATGTTCTTAACTAGATCATAGAAACAAATTAGACAGGGTACTTGTGTTGATCAAGAACCTTCTTCCAAGAGGGCCTGTTGCTAATATCATCCCACCAAGCACTCACATGCTTCCTTTCTCTAACCAAATTCCCTCTCCCGGTTTGGTTCACAAGATAATGACCAAACGCCAGATGGCTAAGATCCGCAAGGCTGAAGAAATCCCCAGCTAAGTACTTGGCTTTCGACAACCTCTCCTCGTATATGTCAAGAACCTTGGCAATCTTTTCGTCGCTCTCTTGAACCGCTTTTGCATCTGAGGGAACACCCAGAATTGGGGCAAATAGAATATTCTCCACTAATTTGTAGATTGGAGGTTGGAAATTGTAGGCTTCAACTTCAAGCCATTGTTCCACTAGACCCctttcttctattgtctttcctAGCAATTCAGTCCCTTGATCTCTGTACTTTTCGGCATAGTACCTGATTATTGCACGAGATTCTGCAGAATTGGTTTCACAAAGTGCATTAGAATGAATTTAAATGAAAGATTCTACATCAGTTTCAAGatttttattatttcgattctcttaatacctataaatactcttttgtattgtatcattctacacaacttgaataGACACAAATCCTTTTTTCTATTGCTCTCTCGGCAACACATACCATTATCATCTTGCTAGATTCCACACTTTCGTCAAATTAACTATCACATTTCTTTCATCCATccaactaaaattattttataaaactaaattaCTAAGCATGGCACTTaaaaaagggaaagagaaaggaaaattgACGAAATTTGTACGGAGTTGAGTGAGCTAACCATAGAGAGTATAATCACCATCTTGAATAACAGGAAGAACTCCAAAAGGCTGCACAATTAGGAGAGGAAAAGGTACCACCGtataattatacataaaaaaaaaaaaataaaaagaaggaagaaatctTGAAACCACATAAAGCAAACAGAAGGTAAAAAAGAGGTTCAGTTAGAAGAACAAAAAATTAGAAGTTGGACCTGTAACTTGAGGAACTCAGGTTCCTTATGTTCCCCCTTGAAAAGATCAACATCCACTGTTTCAAACTCAACTTGTTTCTCAATCAGACACACTAGCACCCGTTTTGGGGAAGCATATGCTGGACCATACACCTTTACTACCATACTTGGTTGTTATCGAATTTTTCGTGAACAAGGTTAAGGTTTAGATTCAGGAATTCTATGTATGTTGGGTGGTGTGACTATGTAGATAACTAGATACGTTGCACAACTTTATAGTACCCTCCTGGCTCCTGTAGGCCAAAACAGTTATCAATTTTTTGGAAATTGTTCAAAGAGAATTAGATTACGGAAACAAATTAGAATTGGATTCGGTGACTTGGGGAATATTGCCACCAATTCGTTTCATATGAAGGGCTGCTCAGGACACTCAGATACAGAAACAATGTATTTAACAGAgggatataaataaaaataatatgttgagagagattaaattaatatattttatgtctattttaataaaaatataaaaatattaaaaaagtatataatttattttttatttttattattatatttttaattaaattaatttatcaaaaattaaaaattaatcatatttattatgtaattattttattaataatttttgtcaaTAATTAATGTTGTAAAATATTAATTGACAATATATATAATACTTGATGCATGTGTaattaaatattaacaaaatatatttataaaatttatttagtttttgtcaataattgacaaaataatttttgtcaataatttatttttgtcaataatttattttttatttttttattatttttattaattttttatatttttatttttttaacaaaataatttttgtcaataatttattttttattttttttattaattttttataattatattttttattattatatttttcgtccTTCTGTCACTCCGGCATTATTGCCATCAATTTGTTTCATATGAAGGTTCTTTCGCCACCCTTTCCtactttaattaaaatacaattaataactaataattaaataggATGTCTTTTGAATGAACGGTGAGAGATGGCCATAATAATAGTGGTTATGACACTAAGTTGATTTGATACCATTCTGATTGATTTTCAGTTTAGATTTGATCAAAATACAAGATCTCttcactaattttttattttttaaagattaattgttaaattaattttttagagataagatgttctttaaatttattgttaaatttttttcaattaaattaatttattaaaaattaaaaattaattatatttattatttaatcattttattaataatttttgttaataattgatGTTGTAAAATATTAATTGACAACATATATAATACCTGACGTGTAATTGAACattgacaaaatatatttataaaatttatttagttttttgtcCCAATTAcataaattatattttcaatATAGCTTAGcaactaaattgatagatttttataaacatatttgATCAATGTCTAATTTGACATATTAAGTGTCATATATGCTATGAATTAACAATCCACATCATCAATCGTTGACGAAAATTATTAATGgagtaactaaagaaaaaatataattaatttataatttttgaaagactaatttgattaataaaattttttaaaaataaatttagagaaTATCTcatattttaaagattaatttaattattatattttttttaataaaggcaatttcattaaaagtggacataaataaataaataaataaataaataaataaagacacATGGGTCTACACTACAATAATAGAAGTCTAGAAGCGTGGAATTTTCCAATAAAAATCCAAAACAAAGTGAGATATTAGTTTTGAGAGAAGAAACTAAAAACCTaaaaagttaataaattaatCTATCTATTATTCTATTATCTATTATCTTTTTTACTATCTTAAAATCCAGAtacttttaatcaaatttataacAAAACATATTAAGTATATATTTAATCCAACAATGACAGTAACTACTCTTCATTATAATAAACTTTATATGCTCACACTTGtgaaaaatttactattttttatttcaaaaatactattcgtacattaaaattagtcattaaaatcaatcacaaatatatttgtatatgaatatatgtatgatttaatttatttttaatgtgtatttatattttaatatgtattttatattaataactaactttaataactaattttggtGTACATATAATAtagttctttttatttatattttaagtttatatAAACTATAAATGTTGACATGTAAAATATTAGTTGAAAGTTCAATTGATTGCTCTATACAAATTGACATTTACAAGTTAAAGCGTTTTGTCTTCAGTGTTTATATAACTCTTGGTATCTTTATTGACTATAGTGTATAAGTATATAACTAACCTCACTATTTAGAGAATCATATTTTAAGTAAAAAAGTTATATAATTCTTCTTTCACAATGGGAAAAGATAAAACTCAGATTATACAAACTGTCTTAAAAGAGTATATAGTTATAAATGAATCACTATGaataattttaaagttatttctcaaattttgataaaaattccTTTTGAAAACttgtgaaatttaaatttttgataaatataaaagatGTAGTGTATTGAAAAcgcaaattatttttgatattgaggtgaaaatggtattttttagaattatggataataaaatatgaaacttttttatttaaaatgtgaaAATTAGACCCTCTGATTTGTTTGGGAAtaaaaatcggaccatccgatttataaagaacaaaaagtcagaccctccgatttgtaaatttttatttttaaaaaaaaatcataacaaacAAATCGGACACTCcgatttgatatttaaaaaattttaaaaatcaagttaCAAAATAATCGGTAGATTCGATTACTGATTTCCATATCAAAATAAAACACATGCACACACCAATAGAATTGAATTGCATACATTTATTttccataataaaaatttttaacctATTAAAAACATTCACATAAACCTCTATTTATAGGCCTTTAAACTCCCATATTCGTTGGGAATAGATGGAAAGAGCCTATGGGTCAAGAAAATACGTTTTTGGTAGGGTCTTTGTGTCTTTTGAATGTATAAGCTTGATTCCAACCTTTAGGATAGAAATCGATCCTCACAtagcaaaatttaaatttttggattAGCTAACATGTGAGGATTGATCCTCAGGAGTCAATTCTCTATGTGTAAATtgctccaaaattcaaatttcgaaCTTTGGCACCTTGGTTATGATTAGGTTGGGTCTTACCTTCCATAATCCATCAAGATCAGATTATGTTCATTATATATAGAATGTCCCATACCTTCCATAAttcaagaattttgaaaattattggtTAAAAATCATTTTAACTTTGACAAAATATGCTTTTAACTTGagagataaatttaaaattttttctagaataaaaaaaatttatttccacATAAAATAATTCTGGGATTATATCCCagaatctaattttttttggtggAGGACAAGTTCGCTGTGCCCCTTTGCGAACTCAGCATATTGACTAAAGTTCGCCG is a window encoding:
- the LOC112782547 gene encoding glutathione S-transferase F9 yields the protein MVVKVYGPAYASPKRVLVCLIEKQVEFETVDVDLFKGEHKEPEFLKLQPFGVLPVIQDGDYTLYESRAIIRYYAEKYRDQGTELLGKTIEERGLVEQWLEVEAYNFQPPIYKLVENILFAPILGVPSDAKAVQESDEKIAKVLDIYEERLSKAKYLAGDFFSLADLSHLAFGHYLVNQTGRGNLVRERKHVSAWWDDISNRPSWKKVLDQHKYPV